One Veillonellales bacterium genomic window, TTTGCATCAGGTCATCCCGCTTATTTTCCACCACATGCTGTCGTATTAGAAAGGTCATTAACATCCCCAGAGTGATGGTGCTAATCAGGATTACGGCAATATGGGACAATAGCAGCTTACTAAATATAGAACGGCTCATTTGGCAACCGCCTCGAACTTATAGCCTATGCCCCAGACAGTGTGAATATAGGTAAAACGCTCGCTGTTAATTTTCTGCCGCAGACGCTTAATGGTAGCATCCACAGTGCGGTCGTCACCGCCAAAATCGTAACCCCACACATTGGTCAACAGCTGTTCCCGGGAAAAAGAAATACGGGGATGCCGTAGCAAAAACAGCAGCAGATCGAATTCCTTTGGTGACAGGGTGATGGGACGACCATCCTGCATGACCGACTGCCGGGCCGGATTTACAGCCAGTCCGGAATCTTTGAGACTAAAACCCGTATCCTCAAGCAGCCCGCTGCGCCGCAGTACGGCTTTGATCCGGGCTACCAGTTCCCGGGGACTGAACGGCTTGGTAACATAGTCGTCAGCGCCAAGGGAAAATCCGGTCATTTTATCCAGCTCGGCACTTTTCGCTGTGAGGAAAATGACCGGGACGGGACGTTTGATAGAGCGGCAGATATCCCAGCCGGATAATTTTGGCAGCATGACATCCAGCAGCAGCAGATCAGGCCGATGCTGTGTTTCGATATCCAGAGCCTGGTCGCCGTCGCCGGCTGTAAAGACGATAAACCCCTCCTTTTCCAGATAGAGCTGTACAACTTCACAGATATTCGGCTCATCATCGGCAATTAAAATTTTTATACTCATAATAACCTCCTGCTACTTGTCCGTTGTTCGGGAAAATGGTATCATAGACAGAGAAATAAACCAAGGGCGGCACCGGAATGGGCCGTACCCAGTAAGGCAAGTTTTCATAATTTCATATTCTATCAACCGCTTAGATCCCGTGGGACTGAGACGGAATGTAAAAGGATCATTTTGTTGGTTACTCGGGTTGTCTTGTGTTGCTCTGCTTTGCCAAGGCTGCCCCATAACGGATGATGGTTCCCTGCCTTCCTGTTGATGTGAAACGGGAGGGTATTTTTAGTTTACAGGGAGGGACATACATTGAAAGTGATCAGTCAGGTAGCAGAGCTTCGGATGCTGTTGAAAAATGCCAGGCAGGCGAACCAAACGGTAGGCCTGGTGCCGACTATGGGATACCTGCATGAGGGACATCTCACCCTTATGCGGCAGGCAAAGCGGGAACAGGATGTTGTTGTCGCCAGTATTTTTGTGAATCCCCTGCAATTTGGGCCGAATGAAGATTACGCTGTTTATCCCCGGAATTTGGAACGGGACGGTGAACTGGCAGCCGGTGCAGGGGTGGATATTTTATTTACTCCCCGGGTAGAGGATATGTATCCTCAGGGTTACGAAAATGTGCTGTCCTTTGTGGAAGTTACCGGCATTACGAAAAAGCTTTGCGGGGCTTCCCGGCCGGGACACTTTCGGGGTGTCACTACGGTAGTTGCCAAACTGTTTAACATTGCCCGGCCGGATGCCGCTTATTTTGGTCAAAAGGACGCCCAGCAGGTTGCGGTTATCAAGCGTATGGTTGCCGATTTAAACATGGATATTCGCATTGTCGCCGTACCTATCGTACGGGAAGCAGACGGACTGGCCTTATCTTCCCGCAACGTATTTTTAAATCCGGCGGAACGGCAGGCGGCTTTGGTCCTGCACCGCTCCCTGGAACTTGCCGGTGATCTTCTTGCCGCCGGACAACGGGATGCGGCAGGTATCAAGGCCGCTATGGCCGGTTTGATAAACAAAGAGCCTTTGGCTGCTATTGAGTATATTTCGCTATGCGATTTAAAATTCCTGGAAGAGTTGGCTGAAATCGAATCGGCTGCATTGATAGCAATTGCTGTTAAAATTGGTAAAACAAGGCTGATTGATAACCGGATATGGAGGGGATAACATGTTTCGGACCATCATGAAATCGAAACTGCATCGGGCTACGGTAACCGAAGCCTGTTTGAATTATGTAGGCAGTATTACCATCGACGAAGATCTGATGGATTCGGCCAATATTTTTACCAATGAAAAGGTACAGATTGTAAATAATAATAATGGCGCAAGGCTGGAGACGTATGTGATTCCCGGGGAGCGGGGGTCGGGAGTGATTTGTCTGAATGGCGCCGCCGCTCGTTTAGTACAGCCCGGTGATACGGTGATTATTATTACTTATGCCGTAATGGAGGAACGGGAAGCTAAGATTTTTCAGCCAACAGTGGTATTTTTGAATGAGAAAAATCAGATTTCCGGCAGGAAGACAGTTGAAAACCATGGAGAAATCGGCTGAATTTGACAGAATGTTAACGGTAATATATGATTGAAGATGACAATTTGATGCGCAGCGCCGGTCTATGGCCTGTGCATCAAGACTTTCAGGGTCTTGACCAGGGGGGATGGAATTGCGTACTCGCATACTGCAGATTTTGCGCCAGCGTTTTGGTGAATACATATCAGGGGAAGAATTAAGTCAGCAATTTGGCGTATCCCGGACGGCGATTTGGAAGCATATCCGGGAATTAAAGCAGGCAGGTTATGATATTGAAGCTCATTCCCGCCGGGGATACTGTCTGCGGCAGGCTCCCGATCTGCTGCTTCCGGCCGAAATACGAGCCGGCTTGCAAACGACAGTTTTTGGCCGGGAGACTCATTATTTTTCTGTTACTGAATCAACGAACATCGCTGCGAAAAGATTGGCGGCGGAAGGTTGTCCGGAAGGTACGATTGTGGTAGCGGAATCTCAGCAGAGCGGCAGGGGAAGATTATCCCGGGGGTGGTTTTCTCCTTTTGGCAAGGGAATATGGCTGTCGATAGTCCTTAGACCTCCCTTTAGTCCGCAGGATGCCCCTAAGTGTACTTTACTGGCAGCGGTCGCCCTTAACCGGGCTATCCGCAAGGTAGGCCGGATAACGTGCGGGATCAAGTGGCCGAATGATATTTTGTATCAAGGGAAAAAATTGGTCGGAATATTGACGGAGATGAGTGCCGAAATGGATGCGATTAACTATGTCGTTATTGGCGCGGGAATTAATGTCAATGTGGCTCAGAATGATTTTCCGGCGGATTTATCCCCCATTGCGACCTCGGTGTCGGCAGCCGCCGGTCAGCCGGTAGACCGGGTGATTTTACTGTGCGAAATTCTTCATCAGCTGGAGCTGAGTTATCAAACAGCCCTACAGCAGGGTTTTGAACAAATCCTTGCTGATTGGCGGGAACAATCCATTACCCTGGGACAAACTGTCGATGTATTTGGCCTCAATCATAACTTTAGCGGGATTGCTCAGGATATTGACGGAGAGGGAGCTTTGCTGGTTAAAACAGCCGACGGCATCGTGCGGGTTCTGGCCGGTGATGTTTCCATCAGGCCGCGGCCGGCGGACTAATAGAATAGCAGCAATCGGGAACAGGAAAGGAGGCGAAGAAAGCGTGGCAGTAAGAAATATGGCATTATGCGGTCTATTCGCAGCGCTATTGGCTTTAAGTTCACAGGTCGTGATTCCCTTAGGCCCGGTTCCCCATACGCTGCAAATCTTTTTTGTACTTCTGGCCGGTATGATTTTGGGCAGCCGGTTTGGCGCCATCAGCGTTTTGGTCTGGGTGGCTTTGGGTATTTTTGGATTGCCTGTTTTTGCTCAGGGGAAAGCCGGTTTGTCGGTAGTGGCCGGGCCTACCGGTGGCTTTTTGCTCGGGTTTGTCTGCTGTGCTTTTGTAGTGGGGTGGCTGACGGAACGGACAGAAGGTTCCTATGGCCGGACGGCGGCAGTTATGCTGCTGGGCTTGGCGATTGCTTATGGAATTGGTTTAATCGGATTTATGTTCAGTTTTAAATATTTTTTGGCAAAGCCCATGAACTGGTATACGGCAGCTACTTTGGCTGTTATTCCGTTCTTGCCCTTTGATTTAATAAAAACATTGATGGCCGCCTATATTGGAGTGCGGATTCGTCGGGCGCTGATTCATTCCGGACTGGTCGGTACCCATAAATGATTATTTTCTTTTTATCCGGGGAATATAACGTATACAATGGGGATAAACGTGCGTGGGAGGACTTTATCGATGCTTTTAGTGTTTGATATCGGCAATAGTAATATTGTGCTGGGAATGTACGATGATCATCAATTGCTGCAGCATTGGCGGATTTCTACCGACAGGTTGAAGACCGGCGATGAGTATGGGATGTTGTTGAATAATTTGTTCAACTATGCGGGGATGACGATACAAGATGTGACAGCAGTTATTATTTCTTCCGTTGTGCCGCCGCTGGTGGTACCAATTTCAAAAATGTGCCAGCGCTATTTTGGTGTGGATCCATTAGTGGTGGGACCGGGTATCAAAACCGGAATTTGTATTAAATATGAAAATCCCCGGGAGGTGGGTGCCGACCGGATTGTGAATGCAGTGGCGGCTTATGATAAATTTGGCGGGCCGCTGATTATTATCGACTTCGGTACGGCGACAACCTTCTGTGTCGTCGCAAAAAACGGCGATTATCTAGGCGGCGCTATTGCACCGGGAATCGGAATTTCCACCGAGGCATTGTTCCAGCGGGCGGCGAAGCTGCCCCGGATTGAACTGGTCACACCGAAAACCGTGATTTGCCGCAATACGGTAGCCAGTATGCAGTCCGGCATTATCTACGGATTCGCCGGACAGGTGGATGAAATTGTCCGCCGCATGAAAAAAGAGCTGGGCAGTGATGCTTATGTAGTGGCAACCGGTGGCCTGGCAAATATGATCGCCCATGAATCGTCGACGATTAATGTGGTGGAACATTTCTTAACACTGGAAGGCCTGCGAATTTTATACGAGCGGAATTCGTGAATAGTAAAGTACAACTTTGGCACTTGGAAGCCGGTTTCGGCTGGCCTCCAGGTGTTTTATCTTAAAATGGACAAGGAGCGATTGCATGCAAATTGGCGCGATTCCTTTAGCTCATCAAGTCATACTGGCGCCAATGGCAGGTGTTACCGACCTGCCTTTCCGTTTACTGGCCAAAGAGATGGGCTGTGCTTTGGTATATTCGGAAATGGTCAGTGATAAAGGCCTGCTATACCAAAATTGCCATACGATGCATATGCTGCAAAGTAATCCCGGAGAACGACCGGCGGCGGTGCAGATTTTTGGCTCCGAACCGGAGAATATGGCAGCAGCGGCCCAAATTGTTGAGCAGTCAGGTGCCGATATTATCGATATTAACATGGGTTGTCCCACGCCGAAGATTGTTAAAAACGGGGAGGGAGCGGCGTTAATGCGTCAGCCTATGCTAGCGCAGAAGATTATCGCCGGTGTTGTAGCAGCGGTAAAGGTGCCGGTGACAGTAAAGATTCGCAAAGGCTGGGACGATGCTTCCGTAAATGCTGTCGAAATTGCCAAATTAGCGGAAGCTGCGGGAGCGGCGGCAATTGCCGTTCATGGCCGCACCAGGGAGCAGTTTTATACCGGTGCGGCCGATTGGCAGATCATCGCGGCGGTGAAACAGGCGGTAGGAATTCCTGTAATCGGCAACGGCGATATCCGGACGCCTTTGGATGCTCGGCGAATATTGACGGAAACCGGCTGTGATGGCATAATGATAGGGCGAGCTTCTCAGGGGAATCCCTGGATATTCCGTCAGATGATTCACTTTCTTAACACAGGAGAGCGGTTGCCGCCGCCGACACTTGGCGAGAGAATGACAATTATTTTGCGGCATTTGGAGATGCTGGTGGATTTTAAGGGAGAACATATTGGGATTCGAGAAATGCGCCGGCATGCGGCGTGGTATACGAAAGGACTGCCTCATTCCGCCGAGCTTCGTCTGCGGTTTAACCAGGCGGTTTGCAAGCAGGATTTTATTGACGTACTGGAAACATTGCAATAAGCAATGACAGTGGATTTTCGGGTAGGTGTGGCTTATGGAGCAGATGCTGATAATGCCGGTGGCCAACGGGGTTCTGCCCCGTCCTCATGGCGGAAAAATTACCGGGATGTTTATTATGGAACACGGCGGCAAGATTTTGTCCGATGTAGGCGCGGGACATGATATTTTTGTCTGTTCCTGGAGTGTGGATAAGGAAGAACTGTATCCGGTTGGGGTTACAGCCCGAATTATGGAGCTCTCACCGGAAAGGGCGGCTGATGAAACCGGACAGGAAATACCTGTGCTGATGGCGGTATTGGAGGGGCGGGAGCATGCCCGCTGGCATACTCTTCGTACAGCCGGGTCTTATTTATTTTCAACTGATGTCGAAATTATGAATTTAGCTAAAATTCACCAGGAATACCCCAGTATTTCTGGTGCGGGATGGATGCCGGCAGGCGGTTATACCGAGTTTCGGGGTAAAACTGATATACCGGTGACGATTTATGGCTCTGATCTGGAAAATGGCGAGGAAGTCAGCGTCAAAGCCAATCTGGGCGGCCTGGTAAAGCAGGAGCAGGCACATACGATTGAGCATGCCGTCATCCGGGCTTTGCGGACTTGCGGTTTGTGTACGGCACGTACCTTATTGGAATCTGTCAGAAAAGAAACAGAAGAACTAAAGCAATCGGTAGAAACCAGCATCCGTTATCGGCTGCCGGAGGTCTTGGGACGAACAGCTACCGGCGCTTGTGGAAATGCTATGACTAACCTGGCTCAGTTTTATTTGACTAAGGGGTTTATTGACAATGTTCAGGCCGGCAAGTCTTTAAACGAATCACTGGATAAGGCTCGCCGCCATACGATGTCACAGTTAACTCAGGACTTGGGGTTGACGATGCAGCCGGGACTGCGGGTTTTGCAAGGACTGAAGAAGGGTATGAGCCATGACGATACACCCTTGAAGCTGGAGACTTGTAAAAAAGTAATCAGGCGTTTCCCTTTTGATCCCTGGGAATAGTCAGAGGTTTCTCCGGGTATTACAACTGCAGACTAGTAAAGCTGCCGGGGAAATAAACGGCAGCTTTTTACGTTGAGAAAATTATTTAAAAGTGCTAAAATATGCATGTGCACAATATTGTGTACATATACTAAACTTAGACAGTCAAACAGGTCTGGTTCATTTTCCGGGAAACTTGCAGCTGTTTGAGCCGTCATAATGGGAGATGGTGGCGTATGCTGCTGCGAATTGGAGAAAAAATTATTAACCGGCATAAAATTCATCAAACTGTAGATGTCATGCTGGAAATGAGGAGCAAAGGTTTTTCGCAGCAGGAGGTAGCCAAACGGATTGGCATCGATCGCACCGTTATTTCAAAGCTGGAAACATTAGGGGAAGTCCGCAAGGGCGGGCTGGTGGCTTTAATTGGCTTTCCCATAAAAAACTGTGAAGCGATTGAGGCGATGGCCCGGCAGGAAGGTATCGATTTTTCCTTGCTATTGTCGGAAAAAGAACGGTGGGAGTTTATTGAAAATAAAACCGGACTGGAACTGTTCAACACAACTATGAAAATTATTTCCGATCTCCACAAATATGATATTGTCATCATTCTGGCCTCCAATATGCGAATTAAGTTGGTGGAAACATTGCTGGACAAAGAGATTATTGGAATCGCAATTGGCGCTTCGCCAATTGCGGATGATAAATATGTCGATCCGGAAATGGTGCGGGACATTATTCATCAGCTGCGGTTTTAATGGGAAATGTTCCGGCGATAACCCCTTAGAAAACTGTTGGGAGTCCATGGTACAGGGGAGCAATTGCAGTTTTACGGGAGGCATAGATACATATGAAACGAGTAGTCAGCGTCAGTCTGGGTTCATCCAGACGCAATCATCAGGCAACGGCGGAATTTGGCGGTGAAATGTTTTCGATTGAACGTATCGGTACCGACGGGGATAAGCAGAAAGCCATTGATATGATTCGGGAGCTGGATGGAACGGTAGACGCATTCGGCCTTGGCGGCACAGATTTATATATCTTTGCCGGCGACAAACGGTATACTTTCCGGGAATCGGTGGAGATTGCCGCAGCAGCAAAAAAGACGCCGATCGTTGATGGCAGCGGTCTTAAAAATACTCTGGAACGGCGGGTGGTACAGTATTTGCAAAACCAGGCCGGCATCTGTTTTCAGGATAAACCGGTGTTGGTCGTATGTGCCGTAGACCGGTTCGGATTGGCGGAAGCTTTGGTAAAAGCCGGTAGCAAGGCAGTATTCGGCGATTTGCTGTTTGGGCTGGGCTTGCCAATACCAATTCGTAGTTTGGCCGGTTTGGCCCGGCTGGCGCAGGTCATCGCGCCGGTGGTTACGAAATTGCCGATTCGTATGTTTTATCCTACCGGCAAGAAGCAGACGGAGAATAAACCGTTGTTTAGCAGTTATTTTCATCAGGCGGAAATTGTCGCCGGTGATTTTCACTTTATACGCCGTTATATGCCAGCTGATATGAAAGGGAAATGGATCATTACCAATACAGTTACGGCTGAGGATGAGCAGTTTCTCGCCGGGCGGGGAGTTTCTACCTTGGTCACAACCACACCGGACTTGGGGGGGCGTTCTTTTGGAACGAACGTGCTGGAGGGAGTTTTGGTAACTCTTGCCGGTAAACCGCCCCAAAAACTTACGGTGGATGATTACGAGAAAATTTTAGATGATATCGGGCTTGTGCCGAGAATCAAGCAACTAGCGTAGCAATGAATCGATTGCGCTGCGCTTCTCGTAAGATAGGGGAAATTTAGGCGTGCTGATTAGAATCAGAAAGCTTCATGTTTCTTTCTGGTTCTGAATGAAAGGAGCGTGTTTGTTTGGAAAAATTCGCTTTTATTGTACATCCGTTTACGGCAAAAGATTTTGGACGTAAATTTTCTATTGCTAATCATTGGTCGGATGGTTTTATTGAAGGATTAATAAAATATATACCACCGTTTAAAGTTTCTCATATTACGGGGATTGAGTCGCCCTTTTCTCGGGCTGAGGGGTGGCTTATCGGTTGTCCTCTGACATCACGACAAATGGTGGAAATGCCGGAGGACTATGTTATCCGGAAGATTATTAAGGCGGGGAAAGTGGCCGAAAAGCTAGGGGCGAAAGTGGTTGGTCTGGGATCGTTTACTTCCGTCGTCGGCGATGCCGGCATTACCATCGCCAAGAACCTGAATATCGCCGTAACGACCGGAAACAGCTACACTGTGGCAACAGCCCTGGAAGGAACGCGGGAAGCGGCTAAAATAATGGGGCATAACCTGGCTAAGGCCAATGTTCTGGTATTAGGGGCAACAGGATCTATCGGTGCCGCCTGTGCCCAAATTTTAGCCCGAGAAGTTCGCTACTTGACTTTAGCAGCAAGGAACGAAGGAAAATTGGAAAAACTTGCCGAGCAAATTTTGCGTTCCACAGGATTAGCCGTGCGAGTTACGGCGAATACTAAGTCTGCTTTAAAGGCAGCTGATATTATTATTGCGGTTACCAGTGCGGTTGACAGCATTATTGAACCGGAGGATTTAAAGCCGGGTGCGATTGTTTGTGATGTGGCTCGTCCGCGAAATGTTTCCCGGCGGGTAGCTGAGGTCCGCAATGATATTTTAGTCATTGAAGGCGGTGTGGTTGAGGTCCCGGGGCAGGTTGATTTTGGCATTAATTTTGGCTTTCCTCCGGGAATGGCCTATGCCTGTATGGCGGAGACCATGACTCTTGCTTTAGAACAGCGGTATGAAAACTTTACGTTAGGCCGGACATTGACGGTAAAACAGGTGGAAACTATTTCTCACTTGGCAAAAAAACATGGTTTTAAATTATCGGGGTTTCGAAGCTTTGAGCGAGCGATTACGCCGGCAGAGATTGCAGCCATTAAGGCCAACGCCGCTGCCAGCAATACAAGTCAAAGGAGGGAAATTATCTAGAAAATATTGACAAACAGAAACATTATGCCTATAATTATTCCATAAGAGTGGGAAAGCGAGCTTATACATCTAAAGTGTCAAGTTATTCACTTGACACTATTTATATTGTCTGTATTGGAAGTCTTTGTTTCCTACTAACAAAAAGTTAACGGTTAGAATACAATAGAGAAAAATGGTTTATGGTGAATTTATTTTTAAAGGAGAGCAAAAATATGGCGGAAAAACAGACGATTCTTACAGCAGAAGGATTGAAGAAGATTGAAGAAAAGCTTGAACATTTGAAAGCTGTCCGTCGCCGTGAAGTCGCCGAAAGAATCAAGCAAGCTATCGAATTCGGTGATATCAGTGAAAATTCAGAATACGAAGATGCGAAGAATGAACAGGCATTTATCGAAGGAGAAATACTGACCTTAGAAAAGATGCTGCGAAATGCCAAATTAATTGAAAAAGGCGACACCGATGTTGTAACCGTAGGCTCTACTGTTGTTTTAAAAGATTTGGAGTTTGGCGATGAATTGGAGTACACGATTGTAGGTTCGGCAGAAGCAGATCCAACGGAAGCAAGGATCTCCAACGAATCTCCGGTTGGTGCGGCGATCCTTGGCCAAAAAGTCGGTAATATCGTTGAAGTAAATGTTCCTGCTGGAATTTTGAAATATGAAATTATAGCATTAAACGGCACTCATTAATCCGGTAAGTGCTATTGGGGGAGAATTTATCAGATGACAGATGTAAATGACCAAGTAATTCAAAACAATGAAGAAATGAGCGAAATGATGCAGGTGCGGCGAGAAAAATTAGCGGCGATAGCAGCCCGGGATATTGAACCCTTTGGCCGCAACTATGATTTCACCCATCATGCCGCCGATATCCAAGCTCAGTTTGACACGCTGGAGGGTACGACTGTCCGGCTTGCCGGCCGGCTGATGGCGGTAAGGGGCCATGGCAAGGCCAGCTTTGCCAACTTAATGGATATGTCGGGTACAATTCAGCTTTACTTTCGTCAGGATGTTTTGGGAGAGGAAGCTTATGAATTATTTCGTTTGCTGGATATCGGCGATATCATCGGGGTGGAAGGAGCAGTTTTCAAGACTCACCGCGGTGAAATTAGTGTAAAAATTGCTAAATTTGAAATTTTGGCTAAGTCGCTTCGGCCTCTGCCGGAAAAATGGCATGGATTAAAGGATGTTGAGCTTCGCTATCGTCAGCGGTATCTCGACTTAATTGTAAATCCGGAAGTACAGCAGACTTTTGTGACCCGCAGCAAAATTATTAAATCTCTGAGGCGGATTCTTGATGACAAGGATTTTTTAGAAGTTGAAACCCCCATGATGCATCCCATTGCCGGCGGCGCAGCCGCCAGGCCTTTTGTCACTCATCATAATGCTTTGGACATGACGTTATATATGCGGATTGCGCCGGAATTGTATCTCAAACGCTTAATTGTCGGCGGCTTTGAAAAGGTTTACGAAGTGGGACGGGTTTTCCGGAATGAAGGTATCGATATCAGGCATAATCCCGAATTTACCTTGGTAGAACTGTATCAGGCTTATGGCGATCATGAAACCGTTATGAAGTTGACGGAGGAA contains:
- the panC gene encoding pantoate--beta-alanine ligase; the protein is MISQVAELRMLLKNARQANQTVGLVPTMGYLHEGHLTLMRQAKREQDVVVASIFVNPLQFGPNEDYAVYPRNLERDGELAAGAGVDILFTPRVEDMYPQGYENVLSFVEVTGITKKLCGASRPGHFRGVTTVVAKLFNIARPDAAYFGQKDAQQVAVIKRMVADLNMDIRIVAVPIVREADGLALSSRNVFLNPAERQAALVLHRSLELAGDLLAAGQRDAAGIKAAMAGLINKEPLAAIEYISLCDLKFLEELAEIESAALIAIAVKIGKTRLIDNRIWRG
- a CDS encoding type III pantothenate kinase is translated as MLLVFDIGNSNIVLGMYDDHQLLQHWRISTDRLKTGDEYGMLLNNLFNYAGMTIQDVTAVIISSVVPPLVVPISKMCQRYFGVDPLVVGPGIKTGICIKYENPREVGADRIVNAVAAYDKFGGPLIIIDFGTATTFCVVAKNGDYLGGAIAPGIGISTEALFQRAAKLPRIELVTPKTVICRNTVASMQSGIIYGFAGQVDEIVRRMKKELGSDAYVVATGGLANMIAHESSTINVVEHFLTLEGLRILYERNS
- a CDS encoding response regulator transcription factor; protein product: MSIKILIADDEPNICEVVQLYLEKEGFIVFTAGDGDQALDIETQHRPDLLLLDVMLPKLSGWDICRSIKRPVPVIFLTAKSAELDKMTGFSLGADDYVTKPFSPRELVARIKAVLRRSGLLEDTGFSLKDSGLAVNPARQSVMQDGRPITLSPKEFDLLLFLLRHPRISFSREQLLTNVWGYDFGGDDRTVDATIKRLRQKINSERFTYIHTVWGIGYKFEAVAK
- the panD gene encoding aspartate 1-decarboxylase, which translates into the protein MFRTIMKSKLHRATVTEACLNYVGSITIDEDLMDSANIFTNEKVQIVNNNNGARLETYVIPGERGSGVICLNGAAARLVQPGDTVIIITYAVMEEREAKIFQPTVVFLNEKNQISGRKTVENHGEIG
- the lysS gene encoding lysine--tRNA ligase, producing MTDVNDQVIQNNEEMSEMMQVRREKLAAIAARDIEPFGRNYDFTHHAADIQAQFDTLEGTTVRLAGRLMAVRGHGKASFANLMDMSGTIQLYFRQDVLGEEAYELFRLLDIGDIIGVEGAVFKTHRGEISVKIAKFEILAKSLRPLPEKWHGLKDVELRYRQRYLDLIVNPEVQQTFVTRSKIIKSLRRILDDKDFLEVETPMMHPIAGGAAARPFVTHHNALDMTLYMRIAPELYLKRLIVGGFEKVYEVGRVFRNEGIDIRHNPEFTLVELYQAYGDHETVMKLTEEVIAGIAQEVLGTTKITYQGQEIDLTPPWNRLTMTEAIKKFSGADFSSVETIEQARTIADGLKITYEDNDGIGGIINKVFESVAEEHLLQPIFITGHPTEISPLAKRNKDNPEITNRFEAYIFAREIANGFSELNDPIDQEGRFLKQVAQRESGDDEAHMMDKDYVTALEYGMPPTGGLGIGIDRLVMLLTDSYSIRDVILFPHMRHRE
- a CDS encoding biotin transporter BioY — translated: MAVRNMALCGLFAALLALSSQVVIPLGPVPHTLQIFFVLLAGMILGSRFGAISVLVWVALGIFGLPVFAQGKAGLSVVAGPTGGFLLGFVCCAFVVGWLTERTEGSYGRTAAVMLLGLAIAYGIGLIGFMFSFKYFLAKPMNWYTAATLAVIPFLPFDLIKTLMAAYIGVRIRRALIHSGLVGTHK
- a CDS encoding helix-turn-helix transcriptional regulator; this translates as MLLRIGEKIINRHKIHQTVDVMLEMRSKGFSQQEVAKRIGIDRTVISKLETLGEVRKGGLVALIGFPIKNCEAIEAMARQEGIDFSLLLSEKERWEFIENKTGLELFNTTMKIISDLHKYDIVIILASNMRIKLVETLLDKEIIGIAIGASPIADDKYVDPEMVRDIIHQLRF
- a CDS encoding saccharopine dehydrogenase NADP-binding domain-containing protein; the protein is MEKFAFIVHPFTAKDFGRKFSIANHWSDGFIEGLIKYIPPFKVSHITGIESPFSRAEGWLIGCPLTSRQMVEMPEDYVIRKIIKAGKVAEKLGAKVVGLGSFTSVVGDAGITIAKNLNIAVTTGNSYTVATALEGTREAAKIMGHNLAKANVLVLGATGSIGAACAQILAREVRYLTLAARNEGKLEKLAEQILRSTGLAVRVTANTKSALKAADIIIAVTSAVDSIIEPEDLKPGAIVCDVARPRNVSRRVAEVRNDILVIEGGVVEVPGQVDFGINFGFPPGMAYACMAETMTLALEQRYENFTLGRTLTVKQVETISHLAKKHGFKLSGFRSFERAITPAEIAAIKANAAASNTSQRREII
- the dusB gene encoding tRNA dihydrouridine synthase DusB, yielding MQIGAIPLAHQVILAPMAGVTDLPFRLLAKEMGCALVYSEMVSDKGLLYQNCHTMHMLQSNPGERPAAVQIFGSEPENMAAAAQIVEQSGADIIDINMGCPTPKIVKNGEGAALMRQPMLAQKIIAGVVAAVKVPVTVKIRKGWDDASVNAVEIAKLAEAAGAAAIAVHGRTREQFYTGAADWQIIAAVKQAVGIPVIGNGDIRTPLDARRILTETGCDGIMIGRASQGNPWIFRQMIHFLNTGERLPPPTLGERMTIILRHLEMLVDFKGEHIGIREMRRHAAWYTKGLPHSAELRLRFNQAVCKQDFIDVLETLQ
- the greA gene encoding transcription elongation factor GreA, producing the protein MAEKQTILTAEGLKKIEEKLEHLKAVRRREVAERIKQAIEFGDISENSEYEDAKNEQAFIEGEILTLEKMLRNAKLIEKGDTDVVTVGSTVVLKDLEFGDELEYTIVGSAEADPTEARISNESPVGAAILGQKVGNIVEVNVPAGILKYEIIALNGTH
- a CDS encoding biotin--[acetyl-CoA-carboxylase] ligase, with amino-acid sequence MRTRILQILRQRFGEYISGEELSQQFGVSRTAIWKHIRELKQAGYDIEAHSRRGYCLRQAPDLLLPAEIRAGLQTTVFGRETHYFSVTESTNIAAKRLAAEGCPEGTIVVAESQQSGRGRLSRGWFSPFGKGIWLSIVLRPPFSPQDAPKCTLLAAVALNRAIRKVGRITCGIKWPNDILYQGKKLVGILTEMSAEMDAINYVVIGAGINVNVAQNDFPADLSPIATSVSAAAGQPVDRVILLCEILHQLELSYQTALQQGFEQILADWREQSITLGQTVDVFGLNHNFSGIAQDIDGEGALLVKTADGIVRVLAGDVSIRPRPAD